Proteins encoded together in one Macadamia integrifolia cultivar HAES 741 chromosome 8, SCU_Mint_v3, whole genome shotgun sequence window:
- the LOC122085702 gene encoding scarecrow-like protein 28, giving the protein MLAGISTLLSPRHRLRSEATAQFQACHFQYPSMSTQRLDLPCSFPRKDAQRSQPIRPVGLSVEKPIEAKGSCSLKQKIRLPPSITTAQTALWEGRREIEEGFWKKGRSLKRFAEQTSFDESCTNRAKRKRSSGTTTPDASSEGERMALSQLGSGNLWFQPTLEMPQSVLGITGLDPPPVSFPVHTREEENICFVPGDVIRPNNPLMESVVTEIADKGEKDVDTTSHEPTRASSGSTSSEGDSLTPRQNENSSGNGTGNGSQRPHPSEGTRVAAGSEDVQTENQEFELVTLLVACVESISSKNIPAINHFIAKLGELASPEGTAISRVTAYFTEALAVRVARLWPHIFHIATPRELDRIEDDMGAALRLLNHVSPIPKFLHFTSNEILLRAFEGKDRVHIIDFDIKQGLQWPGLFQSLATRPNPPSHVRITGIGESKQELQETGERLARFAETLNLPFEFHAVVDRLEDVRLWMLHVKEKESVAVNCVLQLHKMLYDETGGALRNMLGLMSSTNPIVVLMAEQEAMHNDSSLETRVSNSLKYYSAIFDSIDSTLPLDSLVRIKIEEIFAREIRNIIACEGSDRLERHESFAKWRKMMEHGGFRCIEIRDREILQSRMLLKMYSCENYSVKKQGEEGAGLTLSWLEQPLYTVSAWAPVDVAGSSSS; this is encoded by the coding sequence ATGTTGGCTGGGATTTCTACGCTGCTGTCGCCAAGGCATAGATTGAGGAGTGAAGCGACTGCGCAGTTTCAAGCTTGCCATTTTCAGTATCCTTCGATGAGTACACAGAGATTGGATTTGCCATGTAGTTTCCCCCGGAAGGATGCCCAACGGTCCCAGCCCATTCGACCCGTCGGCCTCTCGGTGGAGAAACCGATTGAAGCTAAAGGGAGTTGTTCTCTTAAGCAGAAAATCAGGCTCCCGCCATCCATTACCACCGCTCAGACAGCACTGtgggaaggaaggagagagattgaagaagggttttggaagaaagggaggagcTTGAAGAGGTTTGCTGAGCAGACTTCATTTGATGAATCGTGCACAAACagggccaagaggaagagaagTAGCGGTACAACAACGCCTGATGCTTCTtcagaaggagagagaatggctCTAAGCCAATTGGGTAGCGGCAATCTTTGGTTTCAGCCGACTCTTGAGATGCCACAGTCAGTGCTTGGAATCACAGGCCTAGACCCTCCACCAGTTTCTTTTCCCGTGCATACGCGCGAGGAAGAGAACATCTGTTTTGTTCCAGGTGATGTCATCAGACCCAACAATCCTTTGATGGAGTCTGTAGTCACTGAGATTGCAGACAAAGGTGAGAAAGACGTTGATACCACCAGCCATGAGCCTACTAGGGCAAGTTCAGGATCCACCTCGTCTGAAGGCGATAGTTTGACTCCAAGGCAAAATGAAAATTCCTCAGGGAATGGAACGGGTAATGGGTCTCAGCGCCCTCACCCATCTGAAGGAACCAGAGTAGCGGCTGGCAGTGAGGATGTCCAGACAGAGAATCAAGAATTTGAGCTTGTGACCTTACTGGTGGCCTGTGTGGAATCGATAAGCTCAAAGAACATCCCAGCTATCAACCATTTTATAGCTAAACTCGGAGAACTTGCTTCACCAGAAGGGACTGCCATTAGCCGTGTCACTGCTTACTTTACAGAAGCTTTGGCAGTCAGAGTTGCAAGGCTCTGGCCTCACATTTTTCATATTGCCACCCCTCGGGAGCTTGATCGGATTGAGGATGACATGGGTGCTGCACTTCGGCTTTTAAACCATGTCAGCCCAATTCCAAAGTTCCTTCATTTCACATCCAATGAGATTCTGTTGAGAGCATTTGAAGGAAAAGATAGAGTACATATCATAGATTTTGATATTAAACAGGGGCTTCAATGGCCTGGTTTATTTCAGAGTCTAGCCACTAGGCCCAATCCCCCAAGCCATGTAAGAATCACAGGTATAGGAGAGTCCAAACAAGAACTCCAAGAAACAGGCGAAAGATTGGCGAGATTTGCAGAAACCCTGAATCTGCCGTTTGAGTTCCATGCAGTTGTGGATAGGTTGGAGGACGTGAGACTGTGGATGCTTCATgtgaaggaaaaggaaagtgtGGCGGTGAATTGTGTTCTTCAGCTACACAAGATGCTTTATGATGAGACCGGTGGGGCGCTAAGGAATATGTTGGGTTTGATGAGTAGTACTAACCCCATAGTGGTACTCATGGCAGAACAAGAAGCAATGCACAACGATTCCAGTTTGGAGACTAGGGTTTCTAATTCACTCAAGTACTACTCTGCCATATTTGACTCCATTGATTCGACCCTGCCATTAGATAGCTTGGTTAGAATCAAAATAGAGGAGATATTTGCTAGGGAGATCAGAAATATAATTGCCTGTGAAGGAAGCGACAGGTTGGAAAGGCATGAGAGTTTTGCAAAGTGGAGGAAGATGATGGAGCATGGAGGATTTAGATGCATTGAAATCAGAGATAGGGAGATTCTTCAGAGCAGAATGCTGTTGAAGATGTACTCTTGTGAGAACTACAGTGTCAAGAAGCAAGGCGAAGAAGGAGCAGGGCTTACTCTAAGTTGGCTAGAGCAGCCTTTGTACACAGTTTCGGCGTGGGCACCTGTTGATGTTGCTGGCAGTTCCTCCTCTTAA
- the LOC122085703 gene encoding probable methyltransferase PMT15 gives MAGPFFSATSKPSTLYQYWKKSSLFGLALVTVLCSLSYLLGIWQNNRGGSILTSHLVNSVPCTDIERRTQLPSNPHGLDFSTHHAADDSPMTMVTKHYPPCDIKYSDYTPCEDPKRSLKYKRNRLIYRERHCPQRGELLKCRVPAPFGYKNPLPWPSSRDYAWYANVPHKHLTVEKAVQNWIRFEGDRFKFPGGGTMFPNGADAYIDDIGKLINLKDGSIRTAIDTGCGVASWGAYLLSRNILTMSFAPRDTHEAQVQFALERGVPALIGVLASIRLPYPSRSFDMAHCSRCLIPWGLFDGINLIEVDRVLRPGGYWILSGPPINWRRYWKGWERTKQDLEAEQNQIEAVAKSLCWKKFTEKGDIAIWQKPSNHIHCKKNRKVFGKPQFCPASQDPDKAWYTTMETCITPLPEVSDITEVAGGKLAKWPERLNAIPPRIKSGSLNGITEEMFRKDAELWKKRIGYYKAVNNQLGQKGRYRNLLDMNAHLGGFAASLVNQPVWVMNVVPVEAKINTLGVIYERGLIGTYQNWCEAMSTYPRTYDLIHADSVFSLYENRCELEDIILEMDRILRPEGSVILRDDVDVLVKVKNIIDGMNWDGQIVDHEDGPHVREKLLFAVKLYWTAPQSTSDQESKTAS, from the exons ATGGCGGGTCCATTCTTCTCTGCTACTTCAAAACCCTCTACCCTCTATCAATACTGGAAAAAATCAAGCCTTTTTGGTTTGGCTTTAGTAACCGTCCTCTGTTCTCTGTCGTACCTTCTGGGTATCTGGCAGAACAATCGTGGAGGATCCATCCTTACCTCTCATCTTGTCAATTCCGTGCCCTGTACTGACATTGAGAGAAGAACCCAGTTGCCCTCAAACCCCCATGGTTTAGATTTCTCGACTCATCATGCCGCTGATGATTCTCCGATGACTATGGTTACGAAACATTATCCTCCTTGCGATATCAAGTACAGCGATTACACACCATGTGAGGACCCTAAAAGATCTTTGAAGTATAAAAGGAACAGGTTGATTTACAGAGAAAGACACTGTCCGCAGAGAGGTGAATTGCTTAAATGTCGTGTGCCTGCGCCGTTTGGGTACAAGAATCCGCTTCCATGGCCGTCGAGTCGTGATTATGCGTGGTATGCGAACGTACCCCACAAGCATTTGACAGTGGAGAAGGCGGTTCAGAACTGGATTCGATTCGAAGGGGATCGATTCAAGTTTCCTGGTGGTGGTACCATGTTCCCAAACGGTGCTGATGCTTATATTGATGATATCGGCAAGTTGATTAATCTCAAAGATGGTTCTATCAGAACTGCTATTGATACTGGTTGTGGG GTTGCGAGTTGGGGAGCTTACCTACTATCACGTAACATCTTAACAATGTCGTTCGCACCAAGGGACACCCATGAAGCTCAGGTGCAATTCGCCCTCGAGCGAGGAGTTCCTGCGTTGATCGGAGTATTGGCTTCCATTAGGCTTCCTTACCCATCAAGGTCTTTCGACATGGCTCACTGCTCTCGTTGCCTCATTCCCTGGGGCCTATTCG ATGGGATCAACCTGATCGAAGTCGATCGAGTTCTTCGCCCTGGTGGGTATTGGATTCTTTCAGGACCACCCATCAACTGGAGAAGGTACTGGAAAGGGTGGGAGAGAACAAAGCAAGACCTTGAGGCTGAGCAGAATCAAATCGAAGCTGTAGCCAAGAGTCTTTGTTGGAAGAAATTTACAGAGAAGGGCGATATTGCTATCTGGCAGAAACCCAGTAACCATATTCATTGTAAGAAGAATCGCAAGGTTTTCGGGAAGCCCCAGTTCTGCCCGGCCTCACAGGACCCCGACAAGGCTTG GTATACCACTATGGAGACTTGCATAACCCCATTACCAGAAGTGTCCGACATTACAGAAGTCGCCGGTGGTAAATTGGCCAAATGGCCGGAGAGATTGAATGCTATTCCTCCGAGGATTAAGAGTGGAAGTCTGAACGGAATCACAGAAGAGATGTTCAGAAAAGATGCAGAGCTATGGAAGAAGAGAATTGGATATTACAAGGCTGTAAACAATCAGCTTGGGCAGAAAGGAAGATACCGGAACTTGCTGGACATGAATGCTCACTTGGGAGGCTTTGCAGCTTCACTTGTCAACCAGCCAGTTTGGGTTATGAACGTTGTTCCTGTAGAGGCGAAGATCAACACACTCGGAGTCATCTACGAACGCGGCTTGATCGGAACGTATCAGAACTG GTGCGAAGCCATGTCTACTTATCCTAGAACTTACGATCTCATTCATGCTGATTCAGTCTTTAGCCTCTATGAGAACAG ATGTGAATTGGAAGATATTATATTGGAGATGGACAGGATACTTAGACCTGAAGGCTCTGTAATCTTGAGAGACGATGTAGATGTTTTGGTGaaggtgaagaatatcatagaTGGAATGAATTGGGATGGTCAAATAGTTGACCATGAAGATGGGCCCCATGTAAGGGAGAAACTTCTATTTGCTGTGAAGTTATATTGGACAGCCCCACAATCTACCTCTGATCAGGAGTCCAAGACAGCTTCTTAA